The Drosophila sechellia strain sech25 chromosome 2R, ASM438219v1, whole genome shotgun sequence nucleotide sequence AGTGACCTAGAGTcaccgctgctgctgttatGCCCCGCCGACTGAGCGTCCTCGTGGGCTTTATCCTGCTCACCGGACAACAGCTCCTCCACGCTGTACACGTTGTGCTCCTTGGTGAAGTGCAGCACATCCGAATGGTTGCTTTGGAGGTGTCTCAAGAACTCTGGCAGTTGTGTGAAGAGGTCCCGGCAGAAATGGCAATAAAGTGCAATCATGCAGTCGTTGGTCGAGACCACCACATCGCCACATTTTTCCAGGCTGACGCACTGACTCCCCGATAGCATGTCCAGAAACTTAGACATTATTAAAATCACAGGACTAAAGACTAAATAATATTAACAAATTACAATCGCGCGTCGTCTTAAAAAGAGGGCTGAAAGAGCGAGACAACTATAGGTACTTAAATGTGTCGATAACAGTGTTGGCATCGATTCCTTTCAATCGATACGTAGTTTTTCTATCgaattttgaatttgaaatatttcgtAGTACTTCTACTTGGATCCCGGACTCACTTGAAAGTTCAGCATTTCACCCACTTTACCATTGCTGCGGAGGCACACACTGGCGCCCGTCGTCCCGAGGCAGCGAGTCCCCGGCGAGTGGGCCGCTTCCAGCTGTTTAGTGACTCCCTGACCCAATTCAATGACAGATGCGTGAACACTGTTTCCGAGGCGGACGACCTACCCAAAACAGAAGTCCAGGTAATGTGGGTGGCTCCGGAGTCGGGTTTTGGCTGTGTCTCTTTGTCAGCAATGGTCTACGAGGGTCCGCGAGCCTGGTTCGCCGACGATGGCAACCTATCCACCGTGATCTGCGAACGAAAGCCggatgcagctgctgctcaaAAGGAATGCTGCGCCTGCGATGAAGCCAAATACAGCGTAAGTCAAGGTAGACCACGTACTTTTCCGAGCTCCACCTAAATGTCATTCCCATTTCAGTTCGTTTTCGAGGGTATCTGGTCAAACGAAACCCATCCCAAGGATTATCCGTTTGCCATCTGGTTAACCCACTTCTCTGACGTGATTGGTGCCTCGCACGAGTCCAACTTCTCCTTCTGGGGCGAGAACCACATAGCCACCGCCGGATTCCGCTCTCTGGCGGAGTGGGGTTCTCCGGCTGCTCTAGAAACGGAGCTGCGAGCGAACGGGCCCAAGTTGCGCACCCTGATTAAGGCCGCTGGGTTGTGGTACCCGAATGTCAACCAGAACACTTCATCCAAGTTTCGGGTGGATCGCAAGCACCCTAAGGTATCGCTAGTGTCCATGTTTGGTCCTTCCCCCGATTGGGTGGTGGGCATTAGTGGTCTGGATCTCTGCACTGAGGATTGCAGCTGGAAGGAGTCAATGGACTTTGATTTGTTTCCATGGGATGCGGGCACGGATAGCGGCATCTCTTACATGGTAATATACTCAACTGATATTTCCTGGAAACCTAAATATTAAATGGATCTTCCTTGGTAGTCGCCCAACTCGGAGACGCAACCTCCGGAAAGGATGTATCGCATCACCACAATGTATCCAGAGGATCCTAGGGCTCCCTTTTATAACCCCAAGAGCCGTGAGATGACACCACTTGCAAAGCTATACCTAAGACGTGAGAAGATTGTCTCCCGGAACTGCGATGATGAGTTCCTGCAGGCTCTTCAGCTGGAGGTGTCCGACGATGCTGAGGAGCAGGACACCAGAGGTGGGTTGGGCCAACTTGAAACCAACATGCCTATCAAATCAATCGTTTTGCAGCCGAATGCCGAGTGAGAGACTACTCCGCGTGGAGTCCGTGCTCCGTAAGCTGCGGCAAGGGAATCCGCATGCGCAGCAGGCAATATCTGTATCCCGCGGCGGCGGATCATAACAAATGCGCTCGCCAACTGGTGGCCAAGGAAATGTGCGTTGCTGCCATACCCGAATGTGCCGATGTCTCAGCCCAATCCAAAGATCGTGACGATGATGAGGGTGAGAACCTAGCCAACTCGCAGTCCCTGGTGGGCAGCAATGGCGAGGGCGCCGGTGTCTGCAAAACTTCTCCCTGGAGCGTGTGGTCCGAGTGTTCGGCCAGCTGTGGCATAGGCATCACCATGCGCACGCGCACCTTTGTCAATCATTTGGGACGCAAGCGATGCCCCCATATCACCATAGTGGAAAAGAACAAATGCATGCGGCCGGACTGTACATACGAGCAGGTGGAGCTTCCTGATCCGCAATGTCCCACCACCCAGTGGAGCGACTGGAGTCCGTGCACCTCGACCTGCGGCCGGGGAGTTACCATTCGGACTCGGCTGCTTCTGCTGGAGAACGGACCCGATAAGAAGAACTGTACGCAACGCATGGAGCTGCACCAGCAGAAGGAGTGCGTCAATCCCATCGACTGCCACATAAACGCGGAGCAGGCCAAGGACATCTGCGTACAGGCACCGGACTCGGGTCCCTGTCGTGGCACCTACATGCGGTATGCCTACGATCCGCAGAACCAGCGTTGCTCCTCCTTTGCCTACGGAGGATGCCGTGGCAACCGAAACAACTTCCTCACGGAGAACGACTGCCTAAATACGTGCAATGTGCTTCGGTCGCCATATTCCTCAAGAGCGGATCAGCCCAGGGCCTGCGTCCTGTCAGATTGGTCCGAGTGGTCGCCCTGCAGCGTTAGCTGCGGAGTCGGAGTCTCCGAGAGCCGGCGCTACGTTGTCACCGAGCCCCAGAATGGTGGTCAGCAGTGCTCCAAGCGCCTGGTCAAGTCACGTTCTTGCGCCATGCCGGCTTGCTAAGGCGCTACACTTGTAGCTACACTTGTTGCTCATCACAATTTGTAAATCTGACTCCTCTGGAGTCATTAAAAACGCACTTTCTTAATAAAGTTCTTAAACTGTaatcatgttttttttttgagaataTATTGAGaatatattttgaattattcaTATGTAAGAAATTACAACATATTGTGCTTActtgaattgaaattgataaggaaattttaaatggatttaCCCTTGATCACATAAAGCTTTCTAGTCCGCTTCCCAAAGATCAACAAACACTTTGGGATGAGTAAGCTCCATTCTAGCCATTAGATAAGTGTTAATGTACTGTTATCATT carries:
- the LOC6609543 gene encoding spondin-1, with amino-acid sequence MGQSLPLLIRLIVVIWLTISMVTACPRAPTHLNHGRRTRGDNGYKLIVADGTNGYVPGKTYNLLLLGSRTHLKVQHFTHFTIAAEAHTGARRPEAASPRRVGRFQLFSDSLTQFNDRCVNTVSEADDLPKTEVQVMWVAPESGFGCVSLSAMVYEGPRAWFADDGNLSTVICERKPDAAAAQKECCACDEAKYSFVFEGIWSNETHPKDYPFAIWLTHFSDVIGASHESNFSFWGENHIATAGFRSLAEWGSPAALETELRANGPKLRTLIKAAGLWYPNVNQNTSSKFRVDRKHPKVSLVSMFGPSPDWVVGISGLDLCTEDCSWKESMDFDLFPWDAGTDSGISYMSPNSETQPPERMYRITTMYPEDPRAPFYNPKSREMTPLAKLYLRREKIVSRNCDDEFLQALQLEVSDDAEEQDTRAECRVRDYSAWSPCSVSCGKGIRMRSRQYLYPAAADHNKCARQLVAKEMCVAAIPECADVSAQSKDRDDDEGENLANSQSLVGSNGEGAGVCKTSPWSVWSECSASCGIGITMRTRTFVNHLGRKRCPHITIVEKNKCMRPDCTYEQVELPDPQCPTTQWSDWSPCTSTCGRGVTIRTRLLLLENGPDKKNCTQRMELHQQKECVNPIDCHINAEQAKDICVQAPDSGPCRGTYMRYAYDPQNQRCSSFAYGGCRGNRNNFLTENDCLNTCNVLRSPYSSRADQPRACVLSDWSEWSPCSVSCGVGVSESRRYVVTEPQNGGQQCSKRLVKSRSCAMPAC